In the Populus trichocarpa isolate Nisqually-1 chromosome 1, P.trichocarpa_v4.1, whole genome shotgun sequence genome, one interval contains:
- the LOC18094383 gene encoding vacuolar-processing enzyme-like has product METHKAYFLSAILVLAMLSFLHVQSVQAARLNPVEPRILMPTGKDEPEVDDDGEEIGSRWAVLVAGSSGYGNYRHQADVCHAYQLLRKGGIKEENMVVFMYDDIAMHHLNPRPGVIINHPQGDDVYAGVPKDYTGEQVNTENLYAVLLGNKSAVKGGSGKVVDSKPNDRIFLYYSDHGGPGVLGMPNMPFLYAMDFIEVLKKKHASGSYKEMVMYIEACESGSIFEGIMPKDLNIYVTTASNAEEISWGTYCPGMDPSPPSEYVTCLGDLYSVAWMEDSETHNLKKETIKQQYHSVKERTSNYNAFTSGSHVMQYGNESLKGEKLFLYQGFDPASVNFPPNNGHIGARMDVVNQRDAELVFLWQMYKRAEGGSEKKTQILNQIKETMRHRTHLDSSMELIGTLLFGPKKGSTILKSVREPDSPLVDDWRCLKSMVRLFEKHCGSLTQYGMKHMRAFANICNGGVSLASMEEACVAACSGHDAGELHPSNQGYST; this is encoded by the exons ATGGAGACCCACAAGGCCTATTTTTTGTCTGCTATTTTAGTGCTTGCGATGCTGTCTTTTCTACATGTACAGAGTGTTCAAGCCGCCCGGTTGAACCCGGTTGAACCAAGGATTCTTATGCCAACAGGGAAAGATGAGCCAGAAGTCGATGATGATGGTGAAGAAATTGGCTCGAGATGGGCGGTTCTTGTGGCCGGTTCAAGTGGTTATGGAAATTACAGGCATCAG GCGGATGTCTGCCATGCATATCAACTATTAAGAAAAGGCGGGATAAAAGAAGAGAACATGGTGGTGTTTATGTATGATGATATAGCCATGCATCATTTGAACCCAAGGCCTGGAGTTATCATCAACCATCCACAAGGAGATGATGTTTATGCTGGTGTGCCTAAG GATTACACTGGTGAACAGGTTAATACTGAGAATCTGTATGCAGTACTTCTTGGTAACAAGAGTGCTGTCAAGGGTGGAAGTGGCAAGGTTGTGGATAGCAAGCCCAATGACAGGATCTTCTTGTACTATTCTGATCATGGAGGTCCTGGAGTTCTTG GAATGCCAAATATGCCTTTTCTATATGCAATGGATTTCATCGAGGTTCTGAAGAAGAAACATGCATCTGGGAGCTACAAAGAAATG GTAATGTATATAGAAGCTTGCGAGAGTGGGAGCATCTTCGAAGGGATCATGCCTAAGGACCTAAACATTTACGTGACGACAGCATCAAATGCGGAAGAGATTAGCTGGGGAACTTATTGTCCTGGGATGGATCCATCTCCACCCTCGGAGTATGTCACTTGCTTAGGGGATCTGTACAGTGTTGCTTGGATGGAAGATAG TGAAACACACAATCTgaagaaagaaacaattaaGCAGCAATATCATTCG GTGAAAGAGAGGACTTCCAATTACAATGCATTCACTTCTGGATCCCATGTGATGCAATATGGGAACGAAAGCCTCAAAGGAGAGAAGCTTTTTTTGTATCAAGGTTTCGATCCAGCTAGTGTAAACTTCCCTCCAAACAATGGCCACATTGGTGCGCGTATGGATGTTGTTAACCAGAGAGATGCAGAGCTTGTTTTCCTCTGGCAAATG TACAAAAGAGCTGAAGGTGGGTCAGAAAAGAAGACCCAAATCCTCAATCAGATTAAAGAGACAATGAGGCATAGAACTCACTTGGACAGCAGCATGGAATTGATCGGAACACTATTATTTGGACCTAAAAAAGGTTCCACCATCCTTAAATCTGTTAGGGAACCCGATTCGCCCCTAGTAGATGACTGGAGATGCTTAAAATCAATG GTTCGATTGTTTGAAAAACATTGTGGATCACTGACTCAGTATGGAATGAAACACATGCGAGCATTTGCCAACATTTGCAATGGTGGCGTCTCTCTAGCCTCCATGGAGGAAGCTTGTGTGGCCGCTTGTAGTGGCCATGATGCTGGGGAACTGCATCCTTCAAACCAAGGTTACAGTACTTAA